TCCGATGCGGTAACCGGAATGATCTGCGAAAACACAGGTCTCATCCAGGCCGGAGGCAACTGCTACCCCACGCGTCGCATGGCTGCTTGCCTTCGCGATGGTGAGATCGTGCTTCGCTACATCAGCTATGCCTTGCTGGCTGGTGACGCTTCCGTGCTGGACGACCGTTGCCTTAACGGTCTCAAGGAAACCTACATCGCTTTAGGTGTTCCTACTCAGTCTGCCGCCCGCGCAGTTGCGATCATGAAATCCGCTGCTACGGCTCTGATTGGTCAGACCAATACCCCTGCAAGCGGTGGTGCTAAGTACCGCAAGATGGAAACCACTCAGGGCGACTGCTCTGCACTGGTGTCTGAAGCAGGTTCCTACTTCGATCGTGTGATTGGCGCTATCAGCTGATCTGCGGACGAACAAGTCTTCTCTTTTTACCTTCTCAGCACCTTTTACCTAAGGATCTCAAATGAAATCCGTCGTCACCACTGTTGTGACCGCTGCTGATGCAGCCGGTCGCTTCCCTTCTC
The Synechococcus sp. PROS-U-1 DNA segment above includes these coding regions:
- the cpeB gene encoding class 1 C-phycoerythrin subunit beta, whose product is MLDAFSRTVVSADAKTAPVGGSDLASLRSYVQEGNKRLDAVNAITSNAYCIVSDAVTGMICENTGLIQAGGNCYPTRRMAACLRDGEIVLRYISYALLAGDASVLDDRCLNGLKETYIALGVPTQSAARAVAIMKSAATALIGQTNTPASGGAKYRKMETTQGDCSALVSEAGSYFDRVIGAIS